In Sphaeramia orbicularis chromosome 15, fSphaOr1.1, whole genome shotgun sequence, a single genomic region encodes these proteins:
- the nfkb2 gene encoding nuclear factor NF-kappa-B p100 subunit isoform X1, with amino-acid sequence MAGALRMSESQLINLLDNDLQLNLMPYDYIPPVDIKTEPYIPETAHGPYIQIIEEPKQRGFRFRYECEGPSHGGLPGASSEKNRRTYPTVKINNYVGHARVEVQLVTHTDPPRVHAHSLVGRHCTEKGTCTLDIGPNDLTASFSNLGILHVTKKGVIEILCRRLRDEKKRQKGGAHCQLTEPEEVACLKEAKELGRVMDLNIVRLKFTAYLQDSNGGFTRALKPVVSNPIYDSKSPNASNLKITRMDKSCGSVLGGDEIFLLCDKVQKDDIEIRFYEEEDEGGWEAFGDFSPTDVHKQYAIVFKTPPYHCTEIERPVSVYLQLKRKKAGDRSDPKQFTYIPQPIDKEEVLRKKQKPLPHFEDWRDGRGPGRQSFGGGGSRGGGGGGGGFTFNMFNGGGGTGSSFFSGGFSGFGGASQISGSTPQSTDVEQPMTEQTGGQTGGQTGGQTGGQTGGQTGSPLQQQLIQIAATLHNRASQSSRQTAAALLQYCSTGDARVLLAIQRHLCGIQDSNGDTPLHLAIIHQQTGVIQQLIHTLLNSQQQNILNTPNHLQQTPLHLAVTTRQVKVVEVLLRAGANPSLLDKDGRSPLHLAALAGDSATLRPLLAHLGERHAHLVNTADFHGLQPLHLAVRRDGERCLRLLVECGAKINAPEQKSGSTALHLAIRENLFKVACTLITDLKADVNACTYGGNTPLHLAASLGSPTLCSMLVAAGADKNMENDEPLFFSSSSDEEESDGEALKEDTEAVSQPLNPRKRRAAGHTPLDLAKCQKVRNLLNSRQCSTSSRHSSKKIRPSSSEEVESSRLDEDTLTRLVEVLSIKGVPWKKLAEKLGMMTLTHLYEDSPVPCQHLLQHYKLGGGPVDGLVDALQSLGLTDGVRLLRNTELRDDKHSTDATVDSGFGSQPMEDEEPPVANQ; translated from the exons CTCACGGTCCTTACATTCAGATCATTGAGGAACCCAAACAG AGGGGTTTTCGTTTCCGTTATGAATGTGAAGGTCCATCCCATGGTGGGCTCCCAGGGGCCTCAAGTGAGAAGAACAGGAGAACGTACCCAACCGTGAAG ATCAATAATTACGTGGGTCATGCCCGGGTGGAGGTCCAGCTGGTCACTCATACTGACCCCCCCCGCGTCCACGCCCACAGCCTGGTGGGACGCCACTGCACTGAGAAGGGCACCTGCACGCTGGACATCGGCCCCAACGACCTCACCGCCTC ATTCAGTAACCTGGGCATCCTCCACGTGACTAAGAAAGGTGTGATCGAGATTCTGTGCAGGAGGTTGAGAGATGAGAAGAAGAGGCAGAAAGGAGGAGCCCATTGTCAGCTGACAG AGCCTGAGGAAGTGGCCTGTCTGAAGGAGGCCAAAGAGCTGGGCAGGGTGATGGACCTGAACATTGTCAGGCTGAAGTTCACCGCCTACCTCCAGGACAGCAACGGAGGATTCACCAGAGCACTGAAACCCGTCGTCTCCAACCCCATCTACGACAGCA AGTCACCAAACGCCTCCAACCTGAAAATCACTCGCATGGATAAAAGCTGCGGCTCAGTGCTCGGAGGAGACGAGATCTTCCTGCTCTGTGACAAAGTCCAGAAAG ATGACATAGAGATCCGTTTttatgaagaggaagatgagggaGGCTGGGAGGCATTCGGTGACTTTTCACCCACTGATGTTCACAaacag TACGCCATTGTGTTCAAAACGCCGCCGTACCACTGCACAGAGATCGAACGGCCCGTGAGTGTTTACCTGCAGCTGAAGAGGAAGAAGGCCGGCGACAGAAGTGACCCCAAACAGTTCACCTACATCCCACAGCCCATAG ACAAAGAGGAGGTCCTCAGGAAGAAGCAGAAGCCGCTGCCTCACTTTGAAGACTGGAGAGATGGACGGGGTCCAGGTCGACAGTCTTTTGGGGGAGGGGGCagtcgaggaggaggaggaggaggaggag GATTCACGTTCAACATGTTtaatggaggaggaggaacaggatcAAGTTTCTTCTCGGGAGGATTCAGTGGCTTTGGTGGGGCGTCACAGATATCAGGTTCTACCCCACAGTCTACAGATGTCGAGCAGCCAATGACAgaacagactggtggacagactggtggacagactggtggacagactggtggacagactggtggacagactggttcACCATTACAGCAACAGCTTATTCAGATTG CTGCCACCCTTCACAACAGGGCCTCTCAGAGTTCCAGGCAAACTGCTGCTGCCCTGCTGCAGTATTGCAGCACTGGGGATGCCCGGGTCCTTCTGGCGATCCAGAGACACCTCTGTGGCATCCAGGACAGCAATGGAGACAC TCCTTTGCATCTTGCCATCATCCATCAGCAGACTGGTGTTATCCAGCAGCTGATTCACACTCTGCTCAACAGCCAGCAGCAAAACATTCTCAACACACCCAACCACCTCCAACAG ACTCCGCTCCACCTGGCGGTGACCACCCGACAGGTAAAGGTGGTAGAGGTGCTGCTGAGGGCAGGGGCCAACCCCAGCCTTCTGGACAAAGATGGACGCAGCCCCCTCCACCTGGCTGCTTTGGCTGGAGACAGCGCTACGCTCCGCCCCCTGCTGGCTCACCTGGGAGAACGCCACGCCCACCTGGTCAACACAGCAGATTTCCACG GTCTTCAGCCTCTCCACCTGGCTGTGAGGAGAGATGGCGAGCGCTGCTTGCGTCTACTGGTGGAATGTGGAGCCAAAATCAATGCACCTGAGCAGAAGAGTGGAAGCACCGCCCTCCACCTGGCTATCAGAGAAAACCTGTTCAAAGTGGCCTGCACTCTGATCACAGAT CTGAAGGCCGACGTTAACGCCTGCACGTATGGAGGAAACACGCCCCTTCACCTGGCCGCCAGCCTGGGCTCACCTACGCTCTGCTCCATGCTGGTCGCTGCAG GAGCTGATAAAAACATGGAGAACGATGAGCCCCtcttcttcagctcctcctcagaTGAAGAAGAGAGCGATGGTGAGGCACTGAAAGAGGACACAGAAGCGGTGTCACAGCCACTCAACCCCCGCAAGAGACGTGCAGCAGGACACACCCCCCTCGACCTGGCTAAGTGCCAAAAG GTGAGGAACCTGTTAAACTCCAGACAGTGTTCAACATCCAGTCGTCATAGCAGCAAGAAGATCAGACCAAGCAGCAGCGAAG AGGTGGAAAGTTCACGCCTGGATGAGGACACTCTAACCCGCCTGGTGGAGGTTCTCAGCATCAAAGGCGTCCCGTGGAAGAAACTGGCTGAGAAGCTGGGTATGATGACGCTGACTCACCTGTATGAAGACAGCCCCGTCCCCTGCCAGCACCTGCTGCAGCACTACAAG ttGGGTGGAGGTCCGGTCGATGGTTTGGTCGACGCCCTCCAGTCTCTGGGTTTGACTGATGGAGTGAGGCTGCTCAGAAACACAGAGCTGCGAGACGACAAACACAGCACAg ATGCTACGGTGGACAGCGGCTTCGGGAGCCAGCCAATGGAAGACGAGGAGCCGCCCGTGGCCAATCAGTGA
- the nfkb2 gene encoding nuclear factor NF-kappa-B p100 subunit isoform X3: protein MAGALRMSESQLINLLDNDLQLNLMPYDYIPPVDIKTEPYIPETAHGPYIQIIEEPKQRGFRFRYECEGPSHGGLPGASSEKNRRTYPTVKINNYVGHARVEVQLVTHTDPPRVHAHSLVGRHCTEKGTCTLDIGPNDLTASFSNLGILHVTKKGVIEILCRRLRDEKKRQKGGAHCQLTEPEEVACLKEAKELGRVMDLNIVRLKFTAYLQDSNGGFTRALKPVVSNPIYDSKSPNASNLKITRMDKSCGSVLGGDEIFLLCDKVQKDDIEIRFYEEEDEGGWEAFGDFSPTDVHKQYAIVFKTPPYHCTEIERPVSVYLQLKRKKAGDRSDPKQFTYIPQPIDKEEVLRKKQKPLPHFEDWRDGRGPGRQSFGGGGSRGGGGGGGGFTFNMFNGGGGTGSSFFSGGFSGFGGASQISGSTPQSTDVEQPMTEQTGGQTGGQTGSPLQQQLIQIAATLHNRASQSSRQTAAALLQYCSTGDARVLLAIQRHLCGIQDSNGDTPLHLAIIHQQTGVIQQLIHTLLNSQQQNILNTPNHLQQTPLHLAVTTRQVKVVEVLLRAGANPSLLDKDGRSPLHLAALAGDSATLRPLLAHLGERHAHLVNTADFHGLQPLHLAVRRDGERCLRLLVECGAKINAPEQKSGSTALHLAIRENLFKVACTLITDLKADVNACTYGGNTPLHLAASLGSPTLCSMLVAAGADKNMENDEPLFFSSSSDEEESDGEALKEDTEAVSQPLNPRKRRAAGHTPLDLAKCQKVRNLLNSRQCSTSSRHSSKKIRPSSSEEVESSRLDEDTLTRLVEVLSIKGVPWKKLAEKLGMMTLTHLYEDSPVPCQHLLQHYKLGGGPVDGLVDALQSLGLTDGVRLLRNTELRDDKHSTDATVDSGFGSQPMEDEEPPVANQ from the exons CTCACGGTCCTTACATTCAGATCATTGAGGAACCCAAACAG AGGGGTTTTCGTTTCCGTTATGAATGTGAAGGTCCATCCCATGGTGGGCTCCCAGGGGCCTCAAGTGAGAAGAACAGGAGAACGTACCCAACCGTGAAG ATCAATAATTACGTGGGTCATGCCCGGGTGGAGGTCCAGCTGGTCACTCATACTGACCCCCCCCGCGTCCACGCCCACAGCCTGGTGGGACGCCACTGCACTGAGAAGGGCACCTGCACGCTGGACATCGGCCCCAACGACCTCACCGCCTC ATTCAGTAACCTGGGCATCCTCCACGTGACTAAGAAAGGTGTGATCGAGATTCTGTGCAGGAGGTTGAGAGATGAGAAGAAGAGGCAGAAAGGAGGAGCCCATTGTCAGCTGACAG AGCCTGAGGAAGTGGCCTGTCTGAAGGAGGCCAAAGAGCTGGGCAGGGTGATGGACCTGAACATTGTCAGGCTGAAGTTCACCGCCTACCTCCAGGACAGCAACGGAGGATTCACCAGAGCACTGAAACCCGTCGTCTCCAACCCCATCTACGACAGCA AGTCACCAAACGCCTCCAACCTGAAAATCACTCGCATGGATAAAAGCTGCGGCTCAGTGCTCGGAGGAGACGAGATCTTCCTGCTCTGTGACAAAGTCCAGAAAG ATGACATAGAGATCCGTTTttatgaagaggaagatgagggaGGCTGGGAGGCATTCGGTGACTTTTCACCCACTGATGTTCACAaacag TACGCCATTGTGTTCAAAACGCCGCCGTACCACTGCACAGAGATCGAACGGCCCGTGAGTGTTTACCTGCAGCTGAAGAGGAAGAAGGCCGGCGACAGAAGTGACCCCAAACAGTTCACCTACATCCCACAGCCCATAG ACAAAGAGGAGGTCCTCAGGAAGAAGCAGAAGCCGCTGCCTCACTTTGAAGACTGGAGAGATGGACGGGGTCCAGGTCGACAGTCTTTTGGGGGAGGGGGCagtcgaggaggaggaggaggaggaggag GATTCACGTTCAACATGTTtaatggaggaggaggaacaggatcAAGTTTCTTCTCGGGAGGATTCAGTGGCTTTGGTGGGGCGTCACAGATATCAGGTTCTACCCCACAGTCTACAGATGTCGAGCAGCCAATGACAgaacagactg gtggacagactggtggacagactggttcACCATTACAGCAACAGCTTATTCAGATTG CTGCCACCCTTCACAACAGGGCCTCTCAGAGTTCCAGGCAAACTGCTGCTGCCCTGCTGCAGTATTGCAGCACTGGGGATGCCCGGGTCCTTCTGGCGATCCAGAGACACCTCTGTGGCATCCAGGACAGCAATGGAGACAC TCCTTTGCATCTTGCCATCATCCATCAGCAGACTGGTGTTATCCAGCAGCTGATTCACACTCTGCTCAACAGCCAGCAGCAAAACATTCTCAACACACCCAACCACCTCCAACAG ACTCCGCTCCACCTGGCGGTGACCACCCGACAGGTAAAGGTGGTAGAGGTGCTGCTGAGGGCAGGGGCCAACCCCAGCCTTCTGGACAAAGATGGACGCAGCCCCCTCCACCTGGCTGCTTTGGCTGGAGACAGCGCTACGCTCCGCCCCCTGCTGGCTCACCTGGGAGAACGCCACGCCCACCTGGTCAACACAGCAGATTTCCACG GTCTTCAGCCTCTCCACCTGGCTGTGAGGAGAGATGGCGAGCGCTGCTTGCGTCTACTGGTGGAATGTGGAGCCAAAATCAATGCACCTGAGCAGAAGAGTGGAAGCACCGCCCTCCACCTGGCTATCAGAGAAAACCTGTTCAAAGTGGCCTGCACTCTGATCACAGAT CTGAAGGCCGACGTTAACGCCTGCACGTATGGAGGAAACACGCCCCTTCACCTGGCCGCCAGCCTGGGCTCACCTACGCTCTGCTCCATGCTGGTCGCTGCAG GAGCTGATAAAAACATGGAGAACGATGAGCCCCtcttcttcagctcctcctcagaTGAAGAAGAGAGCGATGGTGAGGCACTGAAAGAGGACACAGAAGCGGTGTCACAGCCACTCAACCCCCGCAAGAGACGTGCAGCAGGACACACCCCCCTCGACCTGGCTAAGTGCCAAAAG GTGAGGAACCTGTTAAACTCCAGACAGTGTTCAACATCCAGTCGTCATAGCAGCAAGAAGATCAGACCAAGCAGCAGCGAAG AGGTGGAAAGTTCACGCCTGGATGAGGACACTCTAACCCGCCTGGTGGAGGTTCTCAGCATCAAAGGCGTCCCGTGGAAGAAACTGGCTGAGAAGCTGGGTATGATGACGCTGACTCACCTGTATGAAGACAGCCCCGTCCCCTGCCAGCACCTGCTGCAGCACTACAAG ttGGGTGGAGGTCCGGTCGATGGTTTGGTCGACGCCCTCCAGTCTCTGGGTTTGACTGATGGAGTGAGGCTGCTCAGAAACACAGAGCTGCGAGACGACAAACACAGCACAg ATGCTACGGTGGACAGCGGCTTCGGGAGCCAGCCAATGGAAGACGAGGAGCCGCCCGTGGCCAATCAGTGA
- the nfkb2 gene encoding nuclear factor NF-kappa-B p100 subunit isoform X2, which produces MAGALRMSESQLINLLDNDLQLNLMPYDYIPPVDIKTEPYIPETAHGPYIQIIEEPKQRGFRFRYECEGPSHGGLPGASSEKNRRTYPTVKINNYVGHARVEVQLVTHTDPPRVHAHSLVGRHCTEKGTCTLDIGPNDLTASFSNLGILHVTKKGVIEILCRRLRDEKKRQKGGAHCQLTEPEEVACLKEAKELGRVMDLNIVRLKFTAYLQDSNGGFTRALKPVVSNPIYDSKSPNASNLKITRMDKSCGSVLGGDEIFLLCDKVQKDDIEIRFYEEEDEGGWEAFGDFSPTDVHKQYAIVFKTPPYHCTEIERPVSVYLQLKRKKAGDRSDPKQFTYIPQPIDKEEVLRKKQKPLPHFEDWRDGRGPGRQSFGGGGSRGGGGGGGGGGTGSSFFSGGFSGFGGASQISGSTPQSTDVEQPMTEQTGGQTGGQTGGQTGGQTGGQTGSPLQQQLIQIAATLHNRASQSSRQTAAALLQYCSTGDARVLLAIQRHLCGIQDSNGDTPLHLAIIHQQTGVIQQLIHTLLNSQQQNILNTPNHLQQTPLHLAVTTRQVKVVEVLLRAGANPSLLDKDGRSPLHLAALAGDSATLRPLLAHLGERHAHLVNTADFHGLQPLHLAVRRDGERCLRLLVECGAKINAPEQKSGSTALHLAIRENLFKVACTLITDLKADVNACTYGGNTPLHLAASLGSPTLCSMLVAAGADKNMENDEPLFFSSSSDEEESDGEALKEDTEAVSQPLNPRKRRAAGHTPLDLAKCQKVRNLLNSRQCSTSSRHSSKKIRPSSSEEVESSRLDEDTLTRLVEVLSIKGVPWKKLAEKLGMMTLTHLYEDSPVPCQHLLQHYKLGGGPVDGLVDALQSLGLTDGVRLLRNTELRDDKHSTDATVDSGFGSQPMEDEEPPVANQ; this is translated from the exons CTCACGGTCCTTACATTCAGATCATTGAGGAACCCAAACAG AGGGGTTTTCGTTTCCGTTATGAATGTGAAGGTCCATCCCATGGTGGGCTCCCAGGGGCCTCAAGTGAGAAGAACAGGAGAACGTACCCAACCGTGAAG ATCAATAATTACGTGGGTCATGCCCGGGTGGAGGTCCAGCTGGTCACTCATACTGACCCCCCCCGCGTCCACGCCCACAGCCTGGTGGGACGCCACTGCACTGAGAAGGGCACCTGCACGCTGGACATCGGCCCCAACGACCTCACCGCCTC ATTCAGTAACCTGGGCATCCTCCACGTGACTAAGAAAGGTGTGATCGAGATTCTGTGCAGGAGGTTGAGAGATGAGAAGAAGAGGCAGAAAGGAGGAGCCCATTGTCAGCTGACAG AGCCTGAGGAAGTGGCCTGTCTGAAGGAGGCCAAAGAGCTGGGCAGGGTGATGGACCTGAACATTGTCAGGCTGAAGTTCACCGCCTACCTCCAGGACAGCAACGGAGGATTCACCAGAGCACTGAAACCCGTCGTCTCCAACCCCATCTACGACAGCA AGTCACCAAACGCCTCCAACCTGAAAATCACTCGCATGGATAAAAGCTGCGGCTCAGTGCTCGGAGGAGACGAGATCTTCCTGCTCTGTGACAAAGTCCAGAAAG ATGACATAGAGATCCGTTTttatgaagaggaagatgagggaGGCTGGGAGGCATTCGGTGACTTTTCACCCACTGATGTTCACAaacag TACGCCATTGTGTTCAAAACGCCGCCGTACCACTGCACAGAGATCGAACGGCCCGTGAGTGTTTACCTGCAGCTGAAGAGGAAGAAGGCCGGCGACAGAAGTGACCCCAAACAGTTCACCTACATCCCACAGCCCATAG ACAAAGAGGAGGTCCTCAGGAAGAAGCAGAAGCCGCTGCCTCACTTTGAAGACTGGAGAGATGGACGGGGTCCAGGTCGACAGTCTTTTGGGGGAGGGGGCagtcgaggaggaggaggaggaggaggag gaggaggaacaggatcAAGTTTCTTCTCGGGAGGATTCAGTGGCTTTGGTGGGGCGTCACAGATATCAGGTTCTACCCCACAGTCTACAGATGTCGAGCAGCCAATGACAgaacagactggtggacagactggtggacagactggtggacagactggtggacagactggtggacagactggttcACCATTACAGCAACAGCTTATTCAGATTG CTGCCACCCTTCACAACAGGGCCTCTCAGAGTTCCAGGCAAACTGCTGCTGCCCTGCTGCAGTATTGCAGCACTGGGGATGCCCGGGTCCTTCTGGCGATCCAGAGACACCTCTGTGGCATCCAGGACAGCAATGGAGACAC TCCTTTGCATCTTGCCATCATCCATCAGCAGACTGGTGTTATCCAGCAGCTGATTCACACTCTGCTCAACAGCCAGCAGCAAAACATTCTCAACACACCCAACCACCTCCAACAG ACTCCGCTCCACCTGGCGGTGACCACCCGACAGGTAAAGGTGGTAGAGGTGCTGCTGAGGGCAGGGGCCAACCCCAGCCTTCTGGACAAAGATGGACGCAGCCCCCTCCACCTGGCTGCTTTGGCTGGAGACAGCGCTACGCTCCGCCCCCTGCTGGCTCACCTGGGAGAACGCCACGCCCACCTGGTCAACACAGCAGATTTCCACG GTCTTCAGCCTCTCCACCTGGCTGTGAGGAGAGATGGCGAGCGCTGCTTGCGTCTACTGGTGGAATGTGGAGCCAAAATCAATGCACCTGAGCAGAAGAGTGGAAGCACCGCCCTCCACCTGGCTATCAGAGAAAACCTGTTCAAAGTGGCCTGCACTCTGATCACAGAT CTGAAGGCCGACGTTAACGCCTGCACGTATGGAGGAAACACGCCCCTTCACCTGGCCGCCAGCCTGGGCTCACCTACGCTCTGCTCCATGCTGGTCGCTGCAG GAGCTGATAAAAACATGGAGAACGATGAGCCCCtcttcttcagctcctcctcagaTGAAGAAGAGAGCGATGGTGAGGCACTGAAAGAGGACACAGAAGCGGTGTCACAGCCACTCAACCCCCGCAAGAGACGTGCAGCAGGACACACCCCCCTCGACCTGGCTAAGTGCCAAAAG GTGAGGAACCTGTTAAACTCCAGACAGTGTTCAACATCCAGTCGTCATAGCAGCAAGAAGATCAGACCAAGCAGCAGCGAAG AGGTGGAAAGTTCACGCCTGGATGAGGACACTCTAACCCGCCTGGTGGAGGTTCTCAGCATCAAAGGCGTCCCGTGGAAGAAACTGGCTGAGAAGCTGGGTATGATGACGCTGACTCACCTGTATGAAGACAGCCCCGTCCCCTGCCAGCACCTGCTGCAGCACTACAAG ttGGGTGGAGGTCCGGTCGATGGTTTGGTCGACGCCCTCCAGTCTCTGGGTTTGACTGATGGAGTGAGGCTGCTCAGAAACACAGAGCTGCGAGACGACAAACACAGCACAg ATGCTACGGTGGACAGCGGCTTCGGGAGCCAGCCAATGGAAGACGAGGAGCCGCCCGTGGCCAATCAGTGA